Proteins found in one Lysinibacillus fusiformis genomic segment:
- a CDS encoding metal ABC transporter permease has translation MNVWQYFELPVFQKALYACILSGTFISLLGIVIVMLNLTTIRFALMHMALLGGAIGLMFGTTPITGAMGGIVLGSLLLGPFSRKLKMDTGLIGAFFMTGAIAIAFLIFYSAGIPAMDVFGLFSGSVLTMTKWDLILLTVLSLMVVGCYFFFYRELQLLFYDEVQAEWLGMPTELIKNILLFMTGLAIGIVMKIVGALMIDAIILLPALSALRISRDFKQLLLLTSIFGMLTTCGGLFLSIMLDFPIGATIAIVGVSLLLITLLFRR, from the coding sequence ATGAATGTATGGCAGTATTTTGAACTTCCGGTTTTTCAAAAGGCATTATATGCATGTATATTGTCTGGAACTTTTATTTCATTACTGGGTATTGTAATAGTGATGTTGAATTTGACTACAATTCGATTTGCTCTTATGCATATGGCATTACTCGGGGGAGCTATCGGTTTAATGTTTGGTACTACCCCTATTACAGGGGCTATGGGTGGTATTGTGTTGGGATCTCTATTACTAGGGCCTTTTTCTCGAAAATTAAAGATGGACACAGGGTTAATTGGCGCTTTTTTTATGACCGGTGCTATAGCTATAGCATTCCTAATATTTTATAGTGCTGGTATACCAGCTATGGATGTATTTGGGTTGTTTTCGGGTAGCGTACTTACCATGACCAAGTGGGATTTAATATTACTAACAGTATTATCATTAATGGTCGTAGGGTGCTATTTTTTCTTTTATCGAGAACTTCAGCTACTGTTTTACGATGAAGTTCAGGCAGAATGGCTAGGTATGCCAACAGAGTTAATAAAAAATATATTGCTCTTTATGACTGGATTGGCTATTGGCATAGTGATGAAAATTGTTGGAGCACTGATGATTGACGCCATAATATTGTTGCCTGCTCTATCAGCACTAAGAATTTCAAGAGATTTCAAACAATTGTTACTTTTGACTTCTATTTTTGGCATGCTTACAACCTGTGGAGGTCTATTTCTTTCAATAATGTTAGATTTTCCTATAGGGGCAACAATTGCGATTGTGGGTGTAAGTTTACTACTAATCACATTGCTGTTCCGACGTTAA
- a CDS encoding metal ABC transporter ATP-binding protein → MRKDSNCWKDENAIKIVGLTGGYTKKPILRNLDFNVRMGEAVAVVGENGVGKTTFLRAILQLLPRQKGECLMLGRNISSSFDKRWVRAQIGYVPQTLVTGKFPVSAEEAVLLGRWGTSFGFGRRPSLQDREKANLLLERVGLFELKDKDCRLLSGGQRQRLNIARALVREPKILLLDEPTTYLDKESRIMLEQCVNELRTLYNMSVILITHEQDAIEQFGARVVRLQNGCMYEELR, encoded by the coding sequence ATGAGAAAGGATTCTAATTGTTGGAAAGATGAAAATGCCATTAAAATAGTAGGGTTAACAGGAGGATATACTAAGAAACCAATCCTTCGTAATTTAGATTTTAATGTGCGAATGGGTGAAGCAGTAGCAGTAGTTGGTGAGAATGGGGTAGGGAAAACCACTTTTCTACGAGCGATTTTACAACTATTGCCAAGGCAAAAAGGCGAGTGTTTAATGCTTGGTCGAAATATTAGTTCATCATTTGATAAGCGTTGGGTGCGTGCGCAGATTGGTTATGTTCCACAAACCCTTGTTACAGGAAAGTTCCCCGTTTCTGCGGAGGAAGCTGTATTACTAGGAAGATGGGGAACCTCATTTGGTTTTGGTAGACGCCCCTCATTACAAGATAGAGAAAAGGCTAATTTGCTACTTGAAAGAGTTGGCTTATTTGAACTGAAAGACAAGGATTGTCGGTTGCTTTCAGGGGGACAACGTCAGAGACTTAACATAGCACGTGCTTTAGTACGAGAACCTAAAATTTTATTACTTGATGAGCCTACTACTTATTTAGACAAAGAGTCTCGTATTATGTTAGAGCAATGTGTTAATGAATTAAGAACCCTATACAATATGTCAGTGATTCTAATAACACATGAACAAGATGCAATAGAGCAATTTGGTGCTCGAGTAGTTCGTCTTCAAAATGGATGCATGTATGAAGAGTTGAGGTAA
- a CDS encoding DUF2268 domain-containing putative Zn-dependent protease (predicted Zn-dependent protease with a strongly conserved HExxH motif) — translation MADEILNVAPDLLTENQLLSEKIDREETEKIIKEALLKSSDLLPSGNETTVCVFPATNTNTLMTTVGAGKIIVLYNKYYKKDVLRSSMAHEYHHSVWTEKYLRNAPSFTVLDSLIFEGKAFMFEKLVYPDIYYVPIYSTYNKYYWSKIVVDLEKHDLNRAYEIILGGNGLPNRYGYSEGYKMVKSYLDLHPNVTSEEWTALSAKEIFEKGNYLENYK, via the coding sequence ATGGCAGATGAAATTCTAAATGTAGCTCCCGACCTTTTAACAGAAAATCAACTATTAAGTGAAAAAATTGATAGGGAAGAAACTGAAAAAATTATTAAGGAAGCCCTTTTAAAATCTTCTGATCTTCTTCCATCTGGAAATGAAACAACTGTATGTGTTTTTCCTGCCACAAATACAAATACACTAATGACTACTGTGGGGGCAGGAAAAATAATAGTACTTTACAACAAATATTATAAAAAAGATGTTTTAAGGTCTAGCATGGCTCACGAATATCATCATAGTGTTTGGACAGAGAAGTACTTACGTAATGCTCCATCTTTTACCGTTTTGGATAGCCTAATATTTGAAGGAAAGGCGTTTATGTTTGAAAAGTTAGTTTATCCTGATATTTATTATGTTCCAATTTATTCAACATACAACAAATATTATTGGTCAAAAATTGTAGTAGATCTCGAAAAGCATGATCTTAATCGGGCTTACGAAATTATACTGGGAGGTAATGGCCTTCCTAATCGTTATGGTTACAGTGAGGGCTATAAAATGGTAAAATCCTATCTTGATTTGCACCCAAATGTAACCTCAGAGGAATGGACTGCCCTCAGTGCAAAAGAAATTTTTGAAAAAGGAAACTATCTTGAAAACTATAAATAA
- a CDS encoding UDP-N-acetylmuramyl pentapeptide phosphotransferase, protein MVYLALFIGVVSIVITDKLTQAFKLSSTWAMLGQISASLVIIMVGNLKVNHISLGNNFELGYLTVPFTLLLLVSFTNVMNVEKVQNPSILLLPFVSLVFISIAALVIGHPFVLITGICSSLTLMFILLYGYFTGKAFMGRTLTTSIGFIIAVLSISLIKSSIVTIYIPLFTLALPFTLYYLIQDKITNVQSITVSFLTAILFGVFMYIVPFITIWYLVVGLTSILVITQFSRKYRFI, encoded by the coding sequence TTGGTATATTTAGCTTTATTTATTGGTGTCGTTTCAATTGTAATTACGGATAAGCTTACTCAAGCTTTTAAATTATCAAGCACTTGGGCGATGCTTGGTCAAATCAGTGCGTCACTTGTAATCATAATGGTTGGAAACCTCAAGGTTAATCATATTAGTCTAGGTAATAACTTTGAATTAGGATATTTGACGGTTCCATTTACTTTATTACTTCTTGTAAGTTTTACAAATGTAATGAATGTAGAAAAAGTGCAAAATCCTTCAATATTGCTATTGCCATTCGTTTCTTTAGTTTTTATCTCAATAGCAGCTCTCGTCATAGGTCATCCATTTGTTTTAATAACGGGGATTTGTTCCAGTTTAACGCTTATGTTTATTCTGCTATACGGCTATTTTACTGGTAAAGCATTTATGGGAAGAACGCTTACTACGTCAATAGGTTTCATAATAGCCGTGCTTTCAATATCCCTCATTAAATCATCTATTGTAACAATTTATATTCCGTTATTTACTTTAGCTCTACCATTCACTTTATATTATTTAATTCAAGATAAAATTACGAATGTACAATCAATTACAGTTAGCTTTTTAACAGCTATTTTATTTGGTGTATTTATGTACATAGTTCCTTTTATTACAATATGGTATCTCGTTGTTGGGTTAACAAGTATTTTGGTTATCACGCAATTTTCACGGAAATATCGCTTTATTTAG
- a CDS encoding GNAT family N-acetyltransferase, which produces MIANQQLVINNLEEKLRIFTRAVNGKLIKEEDFVLANTEIPTDTFNILLPKASHIKNAFNIRSSIENMSLKKYPFSTWIDSRYLNAGWQDLMQEYNLKEAERNVMMKLENTLNAGQRNSHQLMITRVGNFEELKEYKEVFISLFEGTPEKDALENYFNKFSEVNLGSEIQMFIGRVGEITVSTGLLIDSKESYGIYDVMTKETFRGKGYGSEMFQYLLTQTKDKQKPVVLQASDDGKNIYKRFGFIDVGEMVVFE; this is translated from the coding sequence ATGATTGCAAATCAACAATTAGTTATAAACAACCTGGAAGAAAAATTAAGAATATTTACTCGTGCAGTTAATGGAAAACTTATCAAAGAAGAAGATTTCGTTTTGGCGAATACAGAAATACCCACGGATACATTCAATATACTTTTGCCGAAAGCTTCACATATAAAAAATGCATTTAATATTAGAAGTAGCATAGAAAATATGTCTCTAAAAAAATATCCTTTTAGTACGTGGATTGACTCTCGGTATTTGAACGCTGGTTGGCAAGACTTGATGCAAGAATACAATCTAAAAGAAGCAGAACGTAATGTAATGATGAAACTTGAAAATACTCTTAATGCCGGTCAAAGAAATTCCCATCAGCTTATGATTACTCGTGTGGGGAATTTTGAAGAACTTAAGGAATATAAAGAGGTCTTTATAAGCCTATTTGAAGGTACACCAGAAAAAGATGCGCTAGAAAATTATTTTAATAAGTTTTCTGAAGTAAATTTAGGTTCAGAAATTCAAATGTTTATTGGACGCGTCGGTGAAATAACTGTATCTACTGGTTTACTAATAGATAGCAAAGAAAGTTATGGTATTTATGATGTAATGACAAAAGAAACATTTAGAGGTAAAGGATATGGCAGTGAAATGTTTCAATACCTTCTTACTCAAACAAAAGATAAACAAAAACCCGTTGTCTTACAAGCATCTGATGATGGAAAAAATATCTATAAGCGCTTTGGGTTTATAGATGTCGGAGAAATGGTTGTATTTGAATAA
- a CDS encoding DinB family protein — MRPRPLFIENPEHDRYVSLVPDGNIEEILIKQRAKTLTILGSVSEELASKTYAPGKWTLKEVIGHMTDSERVMSYRMLAIARNEIVPLPAMDQDQYVSAANFNKLSWEQLLAGLDTVRSNTLSLISTIDEAAWVRNGTVMNSPVSVGTIVYGIVGHELRHMKVISDKYL, encoded by the coding sequence GTGCGTCCACGACCATTATTTATTGAAAATCCAGAGCATGATAGGTATGTTAGTCTTGTGCCAGATGGAAATATTGAAGAAATACTTATTAAGCAACGAGCTAAGACCCTTACCATCTTAGGCAGCGTATCAGAGGAGTTAGCAAGTAAGACGTACGCACCAGGGAAATGGACTTTAAAAGAAGTGATTGGGCATATGACCGACTCGGAACGTGTGATGTCATATCGAATGCTTGCCATTGCACGAAATGAAATTGTACCACTCCCAGCAATGGATCAGGATCAATACGTTTCTGCGGCAAACTTCAACAAATTATCATGGGAACAGTTACTAGCTGGTTTAGACACCGTACGCTCCAACACGTTAAGCCTGATTTCAACTATTGATGAAGCTGCTTGGGTTCGTAATGGGACTGTAATGAACAGCCCAGTTTCAGTAGGTACCATTGTATATGGCATTGTCGGACACGAGTTACGCCATATGAAAGTGATTAGCGATAAATACTTATAA
- a CDS encoding GNAT family N-acetyltransferase yields MLTSNVKIVELNEENWYECCELKLSAKQTEYLESNARSIAQSKFEPSLKPFAIYYKDKVVGFLMFNTEKEELDGYWVFRIMIDENFQGKGIGKAATKLMISEMSKLPDAERIVVGYHPENQEAHHLYASLGFIDNGDRFGKEMAVIKYINK; encoded by the coding sequence ATGCTTACAAGTAATGTGAAAATCGTAGAATTGAACGAAGAGAACTGGTATGAATGCTGTGAATTGAAATTATCCGCGAAACAAACGGAGTATTTGGAGTCAAACGCCAGATCAATTGCCCAATCAAAGTTTGAACCTTCATTAAAACCTTTTGCAATTTACTATAAAGATAAAGTAGTGGGTTTCCTTATGTTTAACACTGAAAAAGAGGAACTTGATGGATATTGGGTATTTAGGATAATGATTGATGAGAATTTTCAAGGTAAAGGTATAGGGAAAGCTGCGACAAAGCTAATGATTTCAGAGATGAGTAAGTTGCCAGATGCAGAAAGAATTGTTGTTGGTTATCATCCGGAAAATCAGGAAGCACATCACTTATATGCCAGTTTAGGATTTATTGATAATGGTGACCGATTTGGAAAGGAAATGGCTGTTATCAAATATATAAACAAGTAA
- a CDS encoding HEAT repeat domain-containing protein has protein sequence MKQFETALPEQYETLKKQANYTSSWRERLDAVEKLSAYQHDKIIDLLKNRMQHDTVNKVQLAAYEALVALGEDVEKPSPARFDIIKGTDKIFLRVKKSLPKDHTVADFADKLKRMRLDVFDAYEGDKGEQFMNWLEERWAKL, from the coding sequence TTGAAACAATTTGAAACAGCATTACCTGAGCAGTATGAAACATTAAAAAAACAGGCCAATTATACGTCTAGCTGGCGAGAACGTTTAGACGCAGTCGAAAAGTTATCAGCTTATCAACATGACAAAATCATAGATTTATTAAAAAATCGTATGCAGCATGATACTGTCAACAAGGTGCAATTAGCAGCCTATGAAGCACTTGTGGCGCTTGGCGAGGACGTAGAGAAGCCATCACCTGCACGTTTTGATATTATCAAAGGAACAGACAAAATTTTCCTACGTGTTAAAAAGAGCTTGCCAAAGGACCATACAGTGGCAGACTTTGCGGATAAACTAAAACGTATGCGTTTAGATGTTTTTGATGCGTATGAAGGCGACAAAGGTGAGCAATTTATGAACTGGTTAGAGGAACGTTGGGCAAAACTATAA
- a CDS encoding LCP family protein, whose product MNEKRSKTHFSNKLNQELQFTKEDRQKVLEQIKKIDRDSHMQKKSPIFLQKFAPVTVSILIIGLCLFLFLPSLLPGNLTKESNIRTASNQVVEEERVSTTLITVKSKEMDNRIYLNLLLTYNKDKKMMKVVSFPAETYAPVSTNNDGTTLYDKLLFAYKYGGAYNVKTTVSKLLALPIDYYSVIDVETISTLIDSVNGLEYDLPEDIRVRAITQVAFEFEKGLQSFSGEEVIALLMAATEGVNLNEENLVNLLQAIINKMEAEMPPVQLKEMFTQMETNTSLDSLLENQLEIQSIKLVSLSNGMQTDSITLSETEGKFYYKFEKDFLNTILNNLTTFN is encoded by the coding sequence ATGAATGAGAAACGTTCAAAAACTCACTTTTCTAATAAGTTGAATCAAGAACTACAATTTACGAAAGAAGATCGTCAAAAAGTATTAGAACAAATCAAGAAAATAGACAGGGATTCTCATATGCAAAAAAAGTCACCTATTTTCCTACAAAAATTCGCACCAGTAACAGTTTCTATATTAATAATAGGTCTATGTTTATTTTTATTTTTGCCATCATTACTCCCTGGAAATCTGACTAAAGAATCTAACATACGTACTGCAAGTAACCAAGTGGTTGAAGAAGAGAGGGTTTCAACTACATTAATTACGGTGAAATCAAAGGAGATGGATAATAGAATTTATCTAAATCTATTACTTACTTATAATAAAGATAAAAAGATGATGAAAGTTGTATCATTCCCTGCTGAGACATATGCACCAGTATCGACTAATAATGATGGGACAACTTTGTACGATAAATTATTGTTTGCATATAAATATGGGGGCGCTTATAATGTAAAAACGACTGTTTCAAAATTATTAGCATTACCAATTGATTATTATTCAGTAATTGATGTGGAAACTATTTCAACGCTCATTGATTCTGTAAATGGATTAGAATACGATTTGCCAGAAGATATTCGAGTGAGAGCAATCACACAAGTAGCATTTGAATTTGAAAAAGGATTACAGAGTTTTAGCGGTGAAGAAGTTATCGCATTATTGATGGCAGCCACAGAAGGTGTAAATCTAAATGAAGAAAATCTCGTAAATCTATTGCAAGCTATAATTAATAAAATGGAAGCTGAAATGCCACCAGTACAATTAAAAGAAATGTTTACTCAAATGGAAACGAATACATCACTTGATTCATTGTTAGAAAATCAGCTAGAAATTCAGTCAATAAAATTGGTTTCTTTAAGCAACGGAATGCAAACGGATTCAATAACATTAAGTGAGACTGAGGGTAAATTTTATTATAAATTTGAAAAAGATTTTTTAAATACTATATTAAATAATTTAACGACCTTTAACTAA
- a CDS encoding sigma-70 family RNA polymerase sigma factor produces the protein MDREENDFILEKLMIDYGNELVRLAFSYVKDAEIAKDMVQNTFIKCYKSLDSFRFDAQIKTWLYRITINECKDYLKSWNYKMVHVKSFINETAKSILPSTEKTVLDKYNNEEIKDTIFSLPKVYREVVYLYYYDSLTTDEIANVLDVSVNTVKTRLRRAKQRLESMIKEAEVNE, from the coding sequence TTGGATAGAGAAGAAAATGATTTCATACTAGAAAAATTGATGATTGATTATGGTAATGAGTTGGTACGATTGGCGTTTTCATATGTGAAAGATGCAGAGATTGCGAAGGACATGGTTCAAAATACGTTTATCAAATGTTACAAAAGCCTTGATTCATTTCGATTTGACGCACAAATTAAAACATGGCTTTATCGTATTACCATTAACGAATGTAAGGACTATTTGAAAAGTTGGAATTACAAAATGGTACACGTAAAAAGTTTTATTAATGAAACGGCGAAGTCAATATTACCTTCAACAGAAAAAACAGTACTTGATAAATACAATAATGAAGAAATTAAAGATACGATTTTTTCTCTTCCAAAAGTATATCGGGAAGTGGTTTATCTATACTACTACGATTCATTGACGACTGATGAAATTGCCAATGTTTTAGATGTTTCGGTAAATACAGTGAAAACTCGATTAAGAAGAGCAAAACAACGATTAGAGTCGATGATAAAGGAGGCAGAAGTTAATGAATGA
- a CDS encoding YqhV family protein gives MMTIIEKSVLAMVILRVLSGSIEVSAGLLMLKLNNLEKAFYINTMLALVGPTVLIVTTAIALFGLADKIPVTRIICLFTGITLIIISSHIK, from the coding sequence ATGATGACAATTATTGAAAAATCGGTTCTTGCTATGGTTATATTACGTGTATTGTCTGGAAGTATTGAAGTAAGTGCTGGATTGTTGATGCTAAAGTTGAATAATTTAGAAAAAGCATTCTATATTAATACAATGCTTGCATTGGTTGGTCCAACAGTTTTAATCGTAACGACAGCAATTGCCTTATTTGGACTAGCTGATAAAATTCCTGTGACGAGAATCATTTGCTTATTTACCGGTATCACACTTATTATTATTAGCTCACATATTAAGTAA
- a CDS encoding DUF445 domain-containing protein encodes MIKKGNKSNYLAKISLGVMGAGFLITIPFQETFMGRLLQGGFEAGLVGGLADWFAVTALFRHPLGIPIPHTALLPKNRDRMITALITMLEKDWLTKESIKEKINQINFTDKLIQIAENELSSVTLKRRISLILNEFISFVNIEKMAPFIEKELKEYLHTLKVEKILETIITQALNKKLDEKALNYILTEMEKWMSKEETKRKIGIMAKQLLDNTEADGFLKMAISSFRNLITEEKLGNMLQPYLLKRIILLQREDDLYRHLILSRIREEVVGMQDKEELMAEINNWKKTFVNNWSPVDQITEILKQLQKKLMLLAEDDEFIDKHVISFIQNYVNNIVKTPEKMESIENWIQKQILYYLDMNHSKIGVLVKENLEKLDNETLINMMENSVGKDLQWIRVNGAICGFTIGILLTILKSI; translated from the coding sequence GTGATAAAAAAAGGAAATAAATCAAATTATTTAGCGAAAATATCTTTAGGCGTTATGGGTGCAGGCTTTCTCATAACGATTCCTTTTCAAGAAACCTTTATGGGACGATTATTGCAAGGTGGATTTGAGGCAGGACTTGTTGGAGGATTGGCAGATTGGTTTGCTGTAACAGCTCTTTTTCGCCATCCACTGGGTATTCCCATCCCTCATACCGCATTGCTGCCAAAAAACCGAGATCGAATGATTACAGCTCTTATCACGATGCTTGAAAAAGATTGGCTGACTAAAGAAAGCATTAAAGAGAAAATAAATCAAATTAATTTTACAGATAAACTAATACAAATTGCTGAGAATGAATTGTCATCAGTAACTTTGAAGAGAAGAATTAGTTTGATTCTTAATGAGTTCATCAGTTTTGTAAATATAGAAAAAATGGCTCCGTTTATTGAAAAGGAGTTAAAGGAGTATCTTCATACTTTAAAAGTAGAAAAAATTCTTGAAACTATAATTACGCAAGCACTCAATAAAAAATTAGATGAAAAAGCTTTGAACTATATCTTGACTGAAATGGAAAAGTGGATGTCAAAAGAAGAGACAAAGCGAAAAATAGGAATAATGGCCAAACAATTACTTGATAATACCGAAGCAGATGGCTTTTTAAAGATGGCAATTAGTTCTTTTCGTAATCTAATAACGGAGGAAAAGCTAGGGAATATGCTTCAACCCTATTTGCTTAAAAGAATCATTCTTTTACAAAGAGAAGATGACCTATATAGGCATTTGATTCTTTCTCGAATTCGAGAAGAGGTAGTAGGCATGCAAGATAAGGAAGAATTGATGGCTGAGATAAATAATTGGAAGAAAACATTCGTAAACAATTGGAGCCCAGTAGATCAAATTACTGAGATTTTAAAACAACTACAGAAAAAGTTGATGCTTCTAGCCGAAGATGACGAATTTATTGACAAGCATGTGATTTCATTTATTCAAAACTATGTAAATAACATAGTAAAAACACCTGAAAAAATGGAAAGTATTGAAAATTGGATTCAAAAGCAAATTCTATACTACCTTGATATGAACCATTCAAAAATAGGAGTTCTTGTCAAAGAAAATCTAGAAAAATTGGATAACGAAACGCTTATCAATATGATGGAAAATAGCGTTGGTAAGGATCTACAATGGATACGAGTGAATGGAGCTATATGCGGGTTTACGATAGGAATTCTCTTAACGATCTTGAAATCGATTTAA
- a CDS encoding zf-HC2 domain-containing protein, with translation MKEIKCTIIQDILPLYIDGVVSQDTKEMVDQHLQHCEKCQKEYETMKRNLYIPAENKAPIIQKINKKWRKKKVIISFASIFATAIILLGAYLLIFYYERVIPYSKELFKIEMQNDNQLVSHYYGKSYATFHGTHPSPFEIDGEKKNVSFIFYTETIADSPSRSLTNNEKNLNEQDYIWKFDESEKIDAVYYVDYDVEKIVAGKDSWDSILERAVLIWEK, from the coding sequence ATGAAAGAGATTAAATGCACAATTATTCAAGATATTTTACCTCTTTATATTGATGGAGTAGTTAGTCAAGATACAAAAGAAATGGTAGACCAGCATTTACAGCATTGTGAAAAATGCCAAAAGGAATATGAAACAATGAAACGTAACCTGTATATTCCAGCAGAAAATAAAGCCCCTATTATTCAAAAGATTAATAAAAAATGGCGTAAGAAAAAAGTTATCATTTCATTTGCCTCCATTTTTGCTACAGCTATCATTTTATTAGGAGCGTATTTACTTATTTTTTATTATGAAAGGGTTATTCCTTATTCGAAAGAACTATTTAAAATTGAAATGCAAAATGATAATCAATTGGTTTCTCATTATTACGGTAAAAGTTATGCTACTTTTCACGGGACCCATCCTAGTCCATTTGAAATTGACGGTGAGAAAAAGAATGTGAGTTTTATCTTTTATACAGAAACAATTGCTGATTCTCCTTCAAGAAGCCTAACAAATAACGAGAAGAATCTCAATGAACAGGATTATATCTGGAAGTTTGATGAAAGTGAAAAAATTGATGCTGTGTATTATGTGGACTATGATGTAGAAAAAATCGTTGCTGGAAAGGATTCTTGGGATTCAATTTTAGAACGTGCTGTATTGATTTGGGAAAAATAA
- a CDS encoding RNA polymerase sigma factor yields MDFEEIYQAYFKEIYLFIKSLSHDEGIAEEITQEAFFKALRAIEKFDGSKDIRAWLFTIAKNTYFSHYKKNKRQIDLDVVEESGVQIVNHLMNEEDAFAVHQFLHSMKEPYKEVFSLRTFGELPFEKIGLLFGKSAGWARVTYYRARKQITEYMEEKNYERD; encoded by the coding sequence GTGGACTTTGAGGAAATCTATCAAGCATATTTTAAAGAAATTTATTTGTTTATCAAATCATTAAGTCACGATGAGGGGATAGCCGAGGAAATTACGCAAGAAGCATTTTTTAAGGCGTTAAGGGCAATTGAAAAATTCGATGGTTCTAAAGATATTAGAGCGTGGCTTTTTACAATTGCAAAAAATACATATTTCTCTCACTACAAAAAAAATAAACGACAAATAGATTTGGATGTAGTAGAAGAATCAGGAGTGCAAATTGTAAATCATTTGATGAATGAAGAAGATGCCTTCGCAGTTCACCAGTTTCTACACTCGATGAAAGAGCCATATAAGGAGGTCTTTTCACTACGGACTTTTGGAGAATTACCGTTTGAGAAAATAGGGCTTCTTTTTGGAAAAAGTGCAGGCTGGGCAAGGGTGACCTATTACAGAGCAAGGAAACAAATTACTGAGTATATGGAGGAGAAGAATTATGAAAGAGATTAA